One Arthrobacter sp. StoSoilB19 DNA window includes the following coding sequences:
- a CDS encoding sugar ABC transporter substrate-binding protein, with protein MGITGAAAALAMVLTGCGNSPQAGKVGTAEDPVTIRFAWWGNDSRAKTTMEVIKAFEAANPTIKVQGENTEFSSYWDKMATQIAGGTTPDVIAMSGAYPSEYSSRGVLLDLDKVKDQIDTSKFADGTVDLGKINGKQYTITAGVNSMSMVLDPKVFEAAGVPLPDDETWTWDDYARIAAEITKKSPAGTFGTTPMANDSFLAVWARQNGQELYTDDGKKMGISEDTLAKWFELNKKLMETGGAPSASQTVEDGSAQPELTLMGQGKQGMKISWSNQMTSYSGAPLVMAKLPGESKQPGAWLRSSMEYAISSKSAQPKEAALFINYLVNNMDAASKIKSDRGMPANTELKAGITPLLKETQQKEAAYLDRIAALKVEAPKPFPAGSSATLEVLNRYNTDVLFGKISPRDAAKGMISEVNQNLA; from the coding sequence ATGGGAATCACCGGCGCCGCCGCCGCACTGGCTATGGTTCTTACCGGCTGCGGCAACAGCCCGCAGGCCGGGAAAGTAGGGACTGCGGAGGATCCCGTCACGATCCGGTTCGCATGGTGGGGCAACGACTCCAGGGCAAAGACCACCATGGAGGTCATCAAAGCCTTCGAAGCCGCCAACCCCACCATCAAGGTCCAGGGCGAGAACACCGAATTCAGTTCCTACTGGGACAAGATGGCCACCCAGATCGCCGGCGGAACCACCCCGGACGTGATCGCCATGAGCGGCGCCTACCCCAGCGAATACTCCAGCCGCGGCGTCCTCCTGGACCTCGACAAGGTCAAGGACCAGATCGACACCTCGAAGTTCGCCGACGGGACCGTTGACTTGGGCAAGATCAACGGAAAGCAGTACACCATTACGGCGGGCGTCAACTCCATGTCCATGGTCCTGGACCCCAAGGTCTTCGAGGCCGCCGGGGTGCCGCTGCCGGACGACGAAACCTGGACCTGGGACGACTACGCGCGGATCGCCGCGGAAATCACCAAAAAGTCGCCCGCCGGCACCTTCGGCACGACCCCCATGGCCAACGACTCCTTCCTTGCCGTCTGGGCGCGCCAGAATGGCCAGGAGCTCTACACGGACGACGGCAAGAAAATGGGCATCAGCGAGGACACGCTCGCCAAGTGGTTTGAGCTCAACAAGAAGCTGATGGAAACCGGAGGCGCCCCCTCCGCGTCCCAGACCGTTGAGGACGGTTCCGCGCAGCCGGAACTGACGCTGATGGGACAGGGGAAACAAGGCATGAAGATTTCCTGGAGCAACCAGATGACGTCCTACTCGGGTGCACCCCTGGTCATGGCCAAGCTGCCGGGTGAGAGCAAACAGCCTGGCGCCTGGCTGCGGTCCTCGATGGAATACGCCATCTCGTCCAAGTCCGCGCAGCCCAAGGAAGCGGCCCTTTTCATCAACTACCTGGTCAACAACATGGATGCAGCGTCCAAGATCAAGAGCGACCGGGGCATGCCTGCCAACACCGAGCTGAAGGCGGGCATCACTCCCCTGCTCAAGGAAACACAGCAGAAGGAGGCAGCGTACCTGGACCGCATCGCCGCCCTGAAGGTCGAGGCCCCCAAGCCGTTCCCGGCAG
- a CDS encoding sugar ABC transporter permease has translation MSAISELSSLSRRKGKATAEEKKANRRDNKAAYIFLLPWLVGLVAITIGPMLMSLYLSFTDYNLLQPPEWTGLDNFTRMLSDARLHNSLRVTFTYVLVGVPLQLAVALLIALVLDKGLRGLPFYRSVFYLPSLLGGSVAVAILWKQIFGTTGLVNQVLAMFGIQGPGWISDPSTALGSIILLHVWTFGAPMIIFLAGLRQIPNMYYEAARVDGATTLQQFWRITMPMLSPIIFFNLVLQIIGSFQSFTQAFIVSGGNGGPSDSTMFFTLYLYQKGFGQFDMGYASAMAWVLLLIIGVFTAINFIASKYWVFYDD, from the coding sequence GTGAGCGCCATCAGCGAACTGTCTTCGCTGAGCCGGCGGAAGGGCAAAGCCACCGCTGAGGAGAAGAAGGCCAACAGGCGGGACAACAAGGCCGCCTACATCTTCCTGCTCCCGTGGCTGGTGGGCCTGGTGGCCATCACCATCGGCCCCATGTTGATGTCCCTCTACCTGTCCTTTACGGACTACAACCTGCTGCAGCCGCCTGAATGGACGGGGCTGGACAACTTCACCAGGATGCTCAGCGATGCCCGGCTGCACAACTCGTTGCGGGTTACGTTCACGTACGTCCTGGTGGGTGTTCCACTGCAGCTGGCTGTTGCACTGCTGATCGCGCTCGTCCTGGATAAGGGGCTCCGCGGCCTTCCGTTCTACCGCTCGGTGTTCTACCTTCCGTCGTTGCTGGGCGGTTCGGTGGCCGTCGCCATCCTGTGGAAGCAGATTTTCGGTACCACGGGCTTGGTCAACCAGGTGCTGGCCATGTTCGGGATCCAGGGTCCCGGCTGGATCTCGGATCCCAGCACCGCCCTGGGATCCATCATCCTGCTGCACGTCTGGACCTTTGGCGCTCCCATGATCATCTTCCTCGCGGGGCTGCGACAGATCCCAAATATGTACTATGAGGCGGCCAGGGTGGATGGTGCCACCACGCTGCAGCAGTTCTGGCGGATCACCATGCCGATGCTGAGCCCGATTATCTTCTTCAACCTGGTGCTGCAGATCATCGGTTCGTTCCAGTCCTTCACCCAGGCGTTCATCGTCTCCGGCGGCAACGGCGGACCTTCCGACTCGACGATGTTCTTCACCCTGTACCTCTACCAAAAGGGCTTCGGCCAGTTCGACATGGGCTACGCCTCAGCCATGGCGTGGGTGCTGCTGCTTATCATCGGCGTTTTCACTGCCATCAACTTCATCGCTTCTAAGTATTGGGTTTTCTATGACGACTAA
- a CDS encoding carbohydrate ABC transporter permease produces the protein MTTKLETLPTPEKKSGGAGKPTNRKPRVRESRGTLAFSRAQRSKSLMKHGILILAGTLMIYPLLWMVVSSLRPNEMIFREPGLWLNSLEMSNYTSGWSALTHPFGHYMINSAIVVIGSILGNLVSCSMAAYAFARLQFTAKKLFFGIMLLTIMLPFHVVIVPQYILFSQIGWVNTFWPLIVPKLLATDAFFVFLMVQFIRGIPKELDEAARIDGAGHPRIFLRVILPLMVPALATTTIFTFIWTWNDFFGALIYLTDPDMFTVPVALRAFVDSQSATSWGSLFAMSIVSLLPVFLVFLFGQRFLIKGIATTGIK, from the coding sequence ATGACGACTAAGCTTGAGACGCTGCCCACCCCGGAGAAGAAGTCCGGGGGCGCCGGCAAGCCTACGAACCGCAAGCCCAGGGTCCGCGAGTCCCGGGGAACCCTGGCCTTCAGCCGTGCCCAGCGCAGCAAATCGCTGATGAAGCACGGCATTCTGATCCTCGCCGGCACGCTGATGATCTACCCGCTGCTGTGGATGGTGGTGTCCTCGCTGCGCCCGAACGAGATGATCTTCCGTGAACCGGGCCTGTGGCTGAACAGCCTGGAAATGAGCAACTACACGTCCGGATGGTCGGCCCTGACCCATCCGTTCGGCCACTACATGATCAACTCCGCGATCGTGGTGATTGGATCGATCCTGGGCAACCTGGTCTCATGCTCGATGGCTGCCTACGCGTTCGCCCGCCTGCAGTTCACCGCCAAGAAGCTGTTCTTCGGCATCATGCTGCTGACCATCATGCTCCCGTTCCACGTGGTGATCGTTCCGCAGTACATCCTGTTTTCGCAGATCGGCTGGGTGAACACCTTCTGGCCGTTGATCGTCCCCAAACTGCTCGCCACGGATGCGTTCTTCGTCTTCCTCATGGTGCAGTTCATCCGCGGCATCCCCAAGGAGCTTGACGAGGCCGCCAGAATCGATGGAGCCGGCCACCCGCGCATCTTCCTTCGCGTGATTCTGCCGCTGATGGTGCCGGCCCTGGCCACCACCACCATTTTCACCTTCATCTGGACCTGGAACGACTTCTTCGGCGCCCTGATCTACCTCACGGACCCGGACATGTTCACGGTTCCGGTGGCCCTGCGGGCCTTCGTGGATTCGCAGTCGGCCACGAGCTGGGGCTCCCTGTTTGCCATGTCCATCGTGTCCCTGCTGCCGGTTTTCCTGGTCTTCCTCTTCGGCCAGCGGTTCCTCATCAAGGGCATCGCCACCACCGGAATCAAATAA